GCAATGTTGAGAAATACATCTTTTATTCCCAACCTGAAACCACAACGTTTTTCAAGAACTGCGAGTAACATGTTTAACCTGCGAATATCGAAGCCTGTAGCCGAACGTTGCGGAGTACCATAAGCAGCGCTGCTTACCAAAGCTTGTGTTTCAATCAACATGGGTCGCATTCCTTCAACCATTGCAGCAATAGCAACACCGCTCAACTGTTCATCACGTTGTGATAATAATATTTCGGATGGATTGGTTACTTCGCGTAATCCTGAATTTTGCATTTCAAAAATTCCTAATTCGGAAGTTGAACCAAAACGATTTTTTGTTGCTCTTAATATGCGGTACCCATGATTCCTGTCGCCTTCAAATTGTAAAACCGTATCGACCATATGTTCCAATACTTTTGGACCTGCAATAGTTCCGTCTTTTGTAATATGTCCTATTAGAAAAACAGGTGTGGCTGTTTCTTTGGCATAACGATTCATTTCAGCTGCGCACTCACGTATCTGCGATATGCTTCCGGCTGATGATTCAATTATGGCTGTGGATAAGGTTTGTATGGAATCAATAACCACCATATCCGGTTGTGTTTCCTGGAGGTGATTAAAAATATTTTGAGTTGATGTTTCCGTAAGAATAAAACAGTCTTCATTTTTTATGCCTATGCGTTCTGCACGCATTCGCAACTGTTGGTCGCTTTCTTCACCGGTGATATAAAGTACTTTTGCATTTTTAATATTCAATGCAATTTGCAAAAGCAATGTAGATTTTCCAATTCCGGGTTCACCACCA
The Bacteroidales bacterium genome window above contains:
- the radA gene encoding DNA repair protein RadA yields the protein MSKIKTTFFCQNCGAQSPKWMGRCPSCNEWNTFVEEVIQKSSKEVSIKNSLKSNIPQKINEISTSSEQRMNTNSQELNRVLGGGLVPGSVVLIGGEPGIGKSTLLLQIALNIKNAKVLYITGEESDQQLRMRAERIGIKNEDCFILTETSTQNIFNHLQETQPDMVVIDSIQTLSTAIIESSAGSISQIRECAAEMNRYAKETATPVFLIGHITKDGTIAGPKVLEHMVDTVLQFEGDRNHGYRILRATKNRFGSTSELGIFEMQNSGLREVTNPSEILLSQRDEQLSGVAIAAMVEGMRPMLIETQALVSSAAYGTPQRSATGFDIRRLNMLLAVLEKRCGFRLGIKDVFLNIAGGIRVDDPAIDLAVVSAVLSSNEDIPVSPKICLAAEVGLSGEIRPVNRIEQRVSEAEKLGFEQIIISSYNQKGIDYKSKGIKIIPVRKIEEVFSNLFG